The Natronosporangium hydrolyticum nucleotide sequence TGGTGCACGCGGTCGAGCGGCCGGCCTGGATCACCCGCACGCTGGCCCTACACGAGGTGTACGTCGCCGAGTTGGCCCCGATCACCGTCGACCTGGAGTCGGTGTTCCTGGAGCTCACCGGGGTGGGCGCGGAGGGCCGGCCCCGAAACGTCGACCAGCCGGCGCCGGCCGTCGCGGTTGCCGCTACCACCGAAGGGGTGAACTGATGAGTCTGGTCCGAGCGGAGTTGCGACGACTCTTCAAACGGCGCCTCGCGCTCTGGATGCTGATCCTGGTGCTGGGGTTGTTCGCCACTGTGGCGGTGGTCATGGCCAGCACCCACTACTCGCCCGGGCCGGAGGCGCTGGCCCGCGCGCAGGCTTCTGCGGCGGAGGAGTTCGAGCAGCAGCAGGAGTGGATCGAGCGGGACATCGCCCAGTGCGAGGAGGCCGCCGAAGCAGGCGACGCAGGGCCGAGAAACTGGCCGGACGACTGCGAGCAGATTCACGATTGGTACGCCTCCGAGGAGCAGATGGTCGACTGGTTCATGCCGCCGACCTTCGAATTCCGGGAAGACTTCGGAAGCATGATCACGGTGTTCGCGGTGATGATGGCCATGTTTGCGTTCACCGTCGGTGCCTCCTTTGTGGGCGCGGAGTGGCGCACCGGGGGCATGATGAACCTGCTCCTCTGGCGGCCGCGCCGGCTCTCGGTGCTGGGCGGGAAGTTGGTGGCGCTGGGCGGCGTGCTGGCCGGGCTGACGGTTCTGCTTGGCGGGCTGTGGACCGGCGGGTTCTGGCTGATCGCGATGTTCCGCGGCGTCACCGACACCATGACCAGCGGCGCTTGGCAATCAGTGGGCCTGAGTGGTCTCCGCGCGTTGGCGCTGGTGCTCGTCGCCGGCGTGATCGGGTTCAGCCTGGCCTCACTGGGGCGGCACACCGCGGCGGCGTTGGGGACCGCGACCGCGGCGGTGGTGGTCGGGATCGCCGGCGTCAGCATGGTCGCAGGTGTGGTGTTGGAGCTGCAGTTCTGGCAGCGGTGGATGTGGACGACCTATCTCCAGGCGTGGCTTGACGGATCGGTGCTGATCACCGACTGGGGCGGCGGCTGCGTCGGGTTCGACGACGATGGCTCCTGCGTCCAACCCACGCTCGAGATCGGCTGGCAGCTCTCCGGGCTCGGGATCGCGGTCGTGGTAGCGCTGGTGCTGGGCGCCGCGCTGTGGCGGATGCGGCGCCGCGACGTAACCTGAGTGGTATGACCGCCACCGTCCCCTCCCGGCCTGAGCTGGGTGAGTCCGAGCTTGGTGAGCAGGCACGGGCGATCCTCGCCTTCGAACGGAGATGGTGGCGGCATGCCGGCGCCAAGGAGCAGGCGATCCGCGA carries:
- a CDS encoding ABC transporter permease subunit, which translates into the protein MSLVRAELRRLFKRRLALWMLILVLGLFATVAVVMASTHYSPGPEALARAQASAAEEFEQQQEWIERDIAQCEEAAEAGDAGPRNWPDDCEQIHDWYASEEQMVDWFMPPTFEFREDFGSMITVFAVMMAMFAFTVGASFVGAEWRTGGMMNLLLWRPRRLSVLGGKLVALGGVLAGLTVLLGGLWTGGFWLIAMFRGVTDTMTSGAWQSVGLSGLRALALVLVAGVIGFSLASLGRHTAAALGTATAAVVVGIAGVSMVAGVVLELQFWQRWMWTTYLQAWLDGSVLITDWGGGCVGFDDDGSCVQPTLEIGWQLSGLGIAVVVALVLGAALWRMRRRDVT
- a CDS encoding DUF3263 domain-containing protein, producing the protein MAALRARDRGRGSAGAGRRAVADAAPRRNLSGMTATVPSRPELGESELGEQARAILAFERRWWRHAGAKEQAIRDTFGLSATRYYQLLNRLLDEPAALAHDPVLVGRLRRLRSSRTRARTR